In Patescibacteria group bacterium, the DNA window CCGTTAATTCCTGCAAAGAAACCTTGGAACAGCTGCGGCTTAGTTACCTGGATCTGTTTTTAATCCATTGGCCCAATAAGGATATTCCGATTCGGGAAACCCTGGAAGCCCTGGAACAGTTAAAAGAAGAAAAATTAATCCGGGATTTCGGGGTATCGAATTTTAATATTGCCCGTCTTACGGAAGCTTTAAAATATTCTTCTGAAATAGTTGATAACCAGGTGGAGTTTCACCCGTCCTTAAATCAGAAAGAACTGAAAAGTTTCTGCGACAAAAACAATATTTTAATGACCGCGTACAGTCCCATTGCCCAGGGACAGGATCTCAAACTGCCGGGGGTCAGCAAGTTGGCGGACAAGTATAAAAGAACCCCGTCACAAATCATTATTAACTGGCTAATTTCCAAAAATATAATTGCCATTCCCCGGTCCGGGGATCGGGAACACATTGCAGATAATTTTCACAGCCTGGATTTCCAGTTAAGCGAAGAAGATACACAAATAATTGATAATATCGGCGGCGAAAACAGGTTAGTTAATCCAAAATTTTTTATCACGGAATGACTTTATACTGGCAGAACTGTTTGCATAAAGGTCACATGTGCTCCTGGAACTGCAAAGAAGGCGAGCCCTGCAAAATTGATGAGATTGTCGGTCGGCCACATTCTCCGCGGGAACCGTTAACTACCGGTGAATGGGTAAAATGCATTAATATTGCCGCTAACCCCGGCCGCAGCCGGAATAATCCCGACCGTCACCGCTTTTACCCCGCTAAACTTTTAAGAACTTACACTCCAAGGTGAAGTTGCAAACAAGGAAGAAGCCTCAGTTGAATCATAAATTACCTTTAAGAATGGCACTTGGGCTCCTATCTCGGGTAAATTAACAGCAACAGTTGAGTTTAAAGGTAGAGAGATTTCTAACCCCGAAACTACTCCTTTAACTACTTGAGAATTTCTCGGTTGGCTAACTCCTGATCAATAAGTCCCATAATGGTCGGGAGTGAGTTACCCGAAAGGCACGCCCATGAGAGTGTCATCTTCCCGGTAGAGTATATAATCTAATTTTGACTTCAAAAGATTAGCATCCTATAATATAATATTATTTTAGATATGTTAGAGGGTAACTGGTTTGCGGAGTTTGAAGTGAAAAATATGGCGCCGGAGTACCTTTTTTGCACAGCCGGGAAAAACCCGGGAGTAAAGAAGATTGAGCGCTACTGTAAACAGGCCAATAAAAAGAACGGCTGTAAAAATCTTGCACCTTGGGAAATTATTGAAGCTAAACCAGGCGAGTTTTCGGTCGGGTAAAAAATAAGATTGAGTTGAGTTGACTTGACTCTGACGGGTGGTTAGAATTGGCCATCGTGAACCGAACGGGAGCCGAAGCCAAAGCCAAAAGCGCCCGGCTGGCCCGGTTGGTGGCACAGGCCCAATGGCAACGGAACGCGGCCTTGCGGGAAAGATTTTCCCCAAAAAGAAGAAACATTTTACCTTGAAAAGGTAACGGAATTTAGGCCGGCGCAATACTGCGGAACGGGCAAGTGCAAAAACTTCTTACTTAGAAACCTGAGTTTCTTCATGGAGGCAACTTTCAATGCGGTCGGCACCATCAGGAGCATTTTTCTTCAGTAGTTCTTTTAAGCAAGGCCCATTGAGTTCTTTTTTTCCGGTATCGTTGTTAACGAGACCTTTACATTGGCAAGTGAGCCTGACTTCACTAATACCTAACAGGGGGAACAGGCTGATTAACTGGAGCAGGTCATCGGGACTGAGAAGTTTCAGGTCTTCTCTGGAAATATTCACTGTTGACTTGCAGGCAACTGTTTCCTTGCCCATTTGGGCGTGAGCTTAGCACCCCGGTTTTAAATTTGCAAATAAAGATCAGTTATGAGGTAAAAGTAAGTGGGAGGCTGACAGAAATTACTGTATAGTATAGAATAATCTCATGGACGTCGGCCTTAAAGAAAGTTCGGTAATAATTGGGCAAGGGGAAAAACCCATGAGTGAGGCTGTCGAAAGAGAAATCGAGGCAACCCGCAGTCTTTTGCAGAGGGTAATTTCGGAGGAGAGCGAAGCGCGTCGCGAAATCCAACAGGCGCGCCAGACAGAGATGTTTACTCGGGCAGAACA includes these proteins:
- a CDS encoding aldo/keto reductase, with product MKYFKFKTGTEIPALGFGTWQLEGEKVAEPLSIALEVGFRHIDTAWIYANQNEIGKVLQDSKIPRQELFVTSKVWTTQLRKQDAVNSCKETLEQLRLSYLDLFLIHWPNKDIPIRETLEALEQLKEEKLIRDFGVSNFNIARLTEALKYSSEIVDNQVEFHPSLNQKELKSFCDKNNILMTAYSPIAQGQDLKLPGVSKLADKYKRTPSQIIINWLISKNIIAIPRSGDREHIADNFHSLDFQLSEEDTQIIDNIGGENRLVNPKFFITE